In one window of Vibrio sp. JC009 DNA:
- a CDS encoding methyl-accepting chemotaxis protein: MIATLNQFTIKTKMAVVTGTLLLILSAVAGYGYIKLQQIGKELHSIIAEDIPLTEITTDITVKQFESALLLERAIQNTSISDNSQDTDIRTVHAQVNQINQLIEQELVEAETLLHSMISHASDSKIKQEEEALERTLLALEDEHRLYEQSVDSFLKSVEQEETELARKQLAQLHKQQHLLLEHLESFLVGIEKLTEDTLLTAEEHEIAALNGMGMMGLAGFVIGIALSAVISSAMTRPLKKAVKASEQISAGDLTVSLENNGKDEISTLLNAMHHMAQNLELIIRQVLRSSDEIATAAEEMANNAANTQVTVTEQQMNTEQIVTAMNEMSSTIQQIADNTSSAAMETEKAQGQVADGSDMVSSNLTQIHELEVQIHSANDEVVSAKTQSNNIVEFITNINEIAEQTNLLALNAAIEAARAGEQGRGFAVVADEVRKLATKTQETTAEIQTLVTGLQSKTSHAVTAIQESNSMVTDSAGHAQVSNQVLQEIKQSVDELSLKNIEIATICEQQSVAAEEINRNMVSISESGAEVQSGSELTAKASEELAALAAELRRSISQFKLHSV; this comes from the coding sequence ATGATTGCAACTCTGAATCAATTCACTATAAAAACAAAAATGGCCGTGGTAACAGGAACTCTGCTACTGATATTAAGTGCCGTCGCCGGGTACGGATATATAAAACTTCAGCAAATAGGTAAAGAGCTGCACAGCATCATCGCCGAAGATATCCCCCTGACTGAAATCACAACAGATATTACCGTTAAGCAATTCGAAAGCGCCCTGCTGCTTGAACGGGCTATTCAGAACACATCAATAAGCGATAACAGCCAGGATACTGATATCCGGACGGTTCATGCACAAGTAAACCAGATCAACCAGCTTATCGAACAAGAGCTTGTCGAGGCAGAAACCCTGCTTCACTCAATGATTTCTCATGCCAGCGACAGCAAAATTAAGCAGGAAGAAGAGGCTCTGGAAAGAACACTACTTGCGTTGGAAGACGAACACAGGCTTTATGAACAATCGGTTGATAGTTTTTTGAAATCGGTAGAGCAGGAAGAAACAGAGTTAGCCCGGAAACAACTGGCTCAGCTACACAAGCAACAGCACCTCCTGCTGGAGCATCTGGAATCCTTTCTTGTGGGAATTGAGAAGCTGACAGAAGATACCCTGTTAACCGCCGAAGAGCACGAAATAGCCGCATTAAACGGCATGGGAATGATGGGCCTGGCCGGTTTTGTCATTGGTATAGCACTCAGCGCCGTCATTTCTTCCGCTATGACCCGGCCACTGAAAAAAGCGGTTAAAGCTTCAGAGCAGATATCGGCCGGAGATCTCACCGTGTCGCTTGAAAACAACGGTAAAGATGAAATCTCAACCCTGCTTAATGCCATGCATCATATGGCGCAAAACCTTGAGTTAATCATCAGACAGGTTCTGAGGTCATCCGATGAAATCGCCACCGCAGCAGAAGAGATGGCAAATAACGCCGCCAATACTCAGGTGACAGTGACCGAACAGCAGATGAACACGGAACAAATCGTCACCGCAATGAATGAAATGTCTTCGACCATTCAGCAGATCGCTGACAACACCAGCAGTGCAGCAATGGAAACGGAAAAAGCTCAGGGACAAGTCGCTGACGGATCAGATATGGTGTCCAGTAACTTAACTCAGATTCACGAACTGGAGGTTCAGATTCACTCAGCAAACGATGAGGTTGTTTCGGCTAAGACCCAGAGCAATAACATCGTGGAGTTTATTACCAATATCAATGAAATAGCGGAGCAAACTAACCTGCTGGCTTTAAATGCCGCAATAGAAGCCGCCCGTGCAGGTGAACAAGGGCGCGGTTTCGCCGTGGTCGCCGACGAAGTAAGAAAACTGGCAACTAAAACCCAGGAAACCACAGCAGAAATACAAACCTTAGTGACGGGCCTGCAAAGCAAAACATCGCACGCGGTGACAGCAATTCAGGAGAGCAACAGCATGGTCACCGACAGCGCCGGACATGCGCAGGTTTCCAACCAGGTATTGCAGGAAATCAAACAATCCGTGGATGAACTGAGCCTGAAAAATATCGAAATCGCCACCATCTGCGAGCAGCAATCTGTTGCTGCGGAGGAGATAAACCGCAATATGGTTTCCATCAGTGAGTCTGGCGCCGAAGTTCAGTCCGGCTCTGAACTCACAGCAAAGGCCAGTGAAGAGCTTGCCGCACTGGCAGCAGAGCTGAGGCGTTCAATAAGCCAGTTTAAACTGCACTCAGTCTGA
- a CDS encoding type II toxin-antitoxin system HigB family toxin, with product MHVIRREPFETAKALYPNCADALDATYKALEKSTAQTPEELKGLFPSLDNFKYVPKWYVIDIGGNSLRLIAFIEFHGSKCFVKHIVTHAEYDRITEGYRSKKIKR from the coding sequence ATGCATGTTATAAGAAGAGAACCATTTGAGACAGCAAAAGCGCTTTACCCTAACTGCGCTGATGCTTTGGATGCAACTTATAAGGCTTTAGAAAAATCAACAGCACAGACACCAGAAGAGTTAAAAGGATTATTTCCCTCTCTGGATAACTTTAAGTATGTACCTAAATGGTATGTGATAGATATAGGCGGGAACTCACTGAGGCTTATTGCCTTTATTGAGTTTCATGGTAGCAAGTGCTTTGTAAAACACATTGTTACTCATGCAGAATATGATCGTATAACAGAAGGTTACAGGTCGAAAAAGATAAAGAGGTAA
- a CDS encoding helix-turn-helix domain-containing protein, with translation MINIQDLQQTVQQIEKNMPWLRGISNQAEYEQLIELMNELVEDYDANQTLIDLMFPVIHEYESKSEQFSEFNKAISELNSGVAVLRVIIDQYNLTLSDFQNEIGAKSTVSMILSGKRSLTLAHIRALSERFNIPPQMFI, from the coding sequence ATGATAAATATTCAAGATTTACAGCAAACAGTACAGCAGATAGAAAAAAACATGCCTTGGCTAAGAGGCATTTCTAATCAGGCAGAATATGAACAACTGATTGAGCTAATGAACGAATTGGTTGAGGACTATGACGCAAATCAGACTCTGATTGACCTGATGTTTCCGGTTATTCATGAATATGAGTCTAAGTCTGAACAGTTTAGTGAATTTAACAAAGCCATCAGTGAGCTAAATTCTGGTGTTGCAGTTTTACGGGTTATTATTGACCAATACAACTTAACTTTAAGCGATTTTCAAAATGAGATTGGTGCTAAGTCAACGGTATCAATGATACTGAGCGGTAAACGTTCCCTGACCTTGGCGCATATCAGGGCTTTGTCGGAGCGCTTTAATATACCGCCCCAAATGTTTATTTAA
- a CDS encoding cytidine/deoxycytidylate deaminase family protein, translating to MISKWAKRFFQMSELVGSWSKDPSTQVGAVITKHNRIVSVGFNGYPHGVSDSADTDERDIKYLKTLHAEENAILFAKRDLSGCDIWVTHFPCPNCAAKIIQTGITSVNCPEQSEDFLSRWGDKITISAEMFEEAGVKINWLPLDELRD from the coding sequence GTGATTTCTAAATGGGCTAAGCGCTTTTTCCAGATGTCTGAGCTGGTTGGAAGCTGGAGTAAAGATCCATCGACGCAAGTGGGTGCGGTGATAACGAAACACAACCGTATCGTTTCTGTTGGCTTTAATGGATATCCACATGGTGTTTCTGATAGCGCGGATACGGATGAAAGGGATATCAAATACTTAAAGACATTGCACGCGGAAGAAAATGCAATCTTGTTTGCAAAGCGTGACTTATCCGGTTGCGATATCTGGGTCACACATTTTCCATGCCCGAACTGTGCCGCTAAAATTATCCAGACCGGCATTACATCGGTAAATTGTCCGGAACAGAGCGAAGATTTTCTTTCTCGCTGGGGCGACAAGATTACCATCTCTGCGGAAATGTTTGAGGAAGCCGGCGTAAAAATAAACTGGCTTCCTTTGGATGAGCTTCGGGACTAG
- the rsxB gene encoding electron transport complex subunit RsxB — MNVILIAILAISVLAAVFGALLGFASVRFKIQADPIVDKIDELLPQTQCGQCGYPGCRPYAEAIANGDSITKCAPGGQATIEKIADLMGVEPEAADATEEPVKMVAFIHEDMCIGCTKCVQACPVDAIVGGTKALHTVIKAECTGCELCVAPCPTDCIEMIEVEATTANWKWKLESIPVVDITDSQNREAVIEE, encoded by the coding sequence ATGAATGTGATCCTGATTGCTATCCTGGCTATCTCGGTATTAGCCGCTGTTTTTGGTGCCCTGCTTGGTTTTGCCTCTGTTCGCTTTAAAATTCAGGCTGACCCCATTGTAGATAAAATCGATGAGCTTCTTCCCCAGACCCAGTGCGGTCAGTGTGGTTATCCGGGCTGTCGCCCCTATGCAGAAGCCATCGCCAACGGTGACAGCATCACTAAATGTGCCCCGGGCGGACAAGCGACCATCGAGAAAATCGCAGATCTTATGGGAGTAGAACCGGAAGCTGCCGATGCCACGGAAGAGCCCGTTAAAATGGTCGCATTTATTCATGAAGACATGTGTATCGGCTGTACCAAATGTGTCCAGGCCTGCCCTGTTGATGCCATTGTCGGCGGAACCAAGGCACTTCATACCGTGATAAAAGCAGAGTGTACCGGCTGCGAATTATGCGTTGCCCCATGCCCAACCGATTGTATTGAAATGATAGAAGTAGAAGCAACCACCGCCAACTGGAAATGGAAGTTGGAATCCATTCCTGTTGTGGATATTACTGACTCACAAAACAGAGAGGCGGTAATAGAAGAATGA
- the rsxA gene encoding electron transport complex subunit RsxA — protein sequence MTEYLLLLVGTVLVNNFVLVKFLGLCPFMGVSKKLETAIGMSLATTFVLTLASVCAYLVENYILAPLGIGYLRTMSFILVIAVVVQFTEMVVHKTSPTLYRLLGIFLPLITTNCAVLGVALLNVNENHNFIESIIYGFGAAVGFSVVLILFASIRERIAAADVPVPFRGASIAMITAGLMSLAFMGFTGLVKL from the coding sequence ATGACCGAATATTTGCTGTTGCTGGTCGGCACTGTGCTGGTTAACAACTTTGTACTTGTAAAATTTTTAGGACTCTGTCCGTTTATGGGGGTTTCCAAAAAACTGGAAACCGCCATTGGCATGAGTCTGGCAACCACATTTGTTCTGACGCTGGCGTCGGTTTGCGCCTATCTGGTCGAGAACTATATTCTGGCTCCGCTGGGTATCGGCTACCTGAGAACCATGAGCTTTATTCTGGTGATTGCTGTGGTTGTTCAGTTTACTGAGATGGTGGTGCATAAAACCAGCCCAACTCTGTACCGCTTGCTGGGTATCTTTTTACCACTTATCACCACTAACTGCGCCGTGTTGGGTGTGGCACTATTGAATGTGAACGAAAACCACAACTTTATTGAGTCCATTATCTATGGCTTTGGCGCTGCGGTGGGTTTCTCTGTTGTCCTTATTCTGTTTGCGTCTATCCGGGAGCGCATTGCGGCAGCTGATGTTCCTGTTCCGTTCAGAGGCGCATCCATTGCGATGATTACCGCCGGGCTTATGTCGCTGGCCTTTATGGGCTTTACCGGATTGGTGAAACTCTGA